The following are from one region of the Hymenobacter sp. YIM 151858-1 genome:
- a CDS encoding TlpA family protein disulfide reductase, protein MKQFVLTLGLLLAGCGLVAAQETPPTTAAAPQRVRVDQNSVVTDAEGQRLPYQVWSGLVASGEFKLTPAPNYSPANPVFVVLPQSPEERAAQLARMPPPAESPFFKTGQAMAPFKVWDINGRKYDSKELLGKVVVLNFWFIGCPPCRREIPDLNRLVEQNAQRPDVVFLAVALDEKFAIQKFTKDNPFAYAHIPGARALAQRYGVRAFPTNVVLDKEGKVVFHALSHPNIAGFMQKAIDGVK, encoded by the coding sequence ATGAAGCAATTTGTACTTACGCTCGGCTTGCTGCTGGCCGGTTGCGGCCTGGTTGCTGCGCAAGAAACCCCACCAACTACCGCAGCCGCGCCGCAGCGCGTTCGGGTCGATCAGAACTCCGTGGTGACCGATGCCGAAGGCCAGCGCCTGCCGTACCAGGTGTGGAGCGGCCTGGTAGCATCGGGTGAGTTTAAGCTGACGCCTGCGCCTAATTACTCGCCGGCCAACCCGGTGTTTGTGGTGCTGCCCCAAAGCCCCGAGGAGCGGGCGGCGCAGCTGGCCCGCATGCCCCCGCCCGCGGAAAGCCCGTTTTTCAAAACCGGCCAGGCCATGGCGCCATTTAAGGTGTGGGACATCAATGGCCGGAAGTACGACAGCAAGGAGCTGCTCGGCAAGGTGGTGGTGCTCAACTTCTGGTTTATCGGCTGCCCGCCCTGCCGCCGCGAAATACCCGACCTGAACCGCCTGGTGGAGCAAAACGCCCAGCGCCCGGACGTGGTGTTTCTGGCCGTGGCCCTCGACGAGAAATTCGCCATTCAGAAGTTTACCAAGGATAACCCGTTTGCCTACGCCCACATACCCGGCGCCCGGGCGCTGGCGCAGCGGTACGGCGTGCGGGCCTTCCCCACCAATGTGGTGCTCGATAAGGAAGGCAAAGTCGTGTTCCATGCCCTTTCTCACCCCAACATTGCCGGCTTCATGCAAAAGGCCATCGACGGGGTAAAGTAA
- a CDS encoding AI-2E family transporter — protein MSLQNLSLRRSNEVLLLFVLSVVVLYFGRVFLIPLVFAAVLAMLLAPVARRLERWHLGRVGAALLCVLLLLAFVGGCIFIIGVQAANISEQLPQIQQKLQQLLAQAQHWIQQQFGVAPAQQIKFVQEQVSRLAQSANQFLTMSLKGIGGLLSGFVLVLLYLFFLIWGRDKLRKFFLQLGPAERRAEVGQVLDDITKVAGQYLSGRLLSMLFLAVFYGVGFSIVGLKNALLLSLIAVLPTLIPYVGAFVGAFFPLTMALVSGTSGQMLPVAGVLVAAQVIDNNIIEPLVMGSQLNLSPIFTIIAIVIGELLWGIPGMILFEPILAVIRIVCAHVPALHPYAFLLEDEVAEPRWVGRIKQLVQRK, from the coding sequence ATGTCGCTGCAAAACCTTTCCTTGCGCCGCTCCAACGAGGTGCTGCTGCTCTTTGTGCTGAGCGTGGTGGTGCTGTACTTCGGGCGGGTATTTCTGATTCCGCTGGTGTTTGCGGCGGTGCTGGCCATGCTGCTGGCCCCCGTGGCGCGGCGGCTCGAGCGGTGGCACCTAGGGCGGGTAGGGGCGGCGCTGCTGTGCGTGCTGCTGTTGCTGGCGTTTGTGGGCGGCTGCATTTTCATCATCGGGGTGCAGGCGGCCAACATTTCGGAGCAGTTGCCCCAAATTCAGCAAAAGCTGCAGCAGCTGCTGGCCCAGGCCCAGCACTGGATTCAGCAGCAGTTTGGGGTAGCGCCGGCCCAGCAGATTAAGTTTGTGCAGGAGCAGGTAAGCCGGCTGGCCCAATCGGCCAACCAGTTTCTTACCATGTCGCTCAAGGGCATCGGCGGGCTGCTGAGCGGCTTTGTGCTGGTGTTGCTGTACTTGTTTTTCCTGATTTGGGGCCGCGATAAACTGCGGAAGTTCTTTTTGCAGCTCGGCCCCGCCGAGCGCCGTGCCGAAGTAGGCCAGGTGCTCGACGACATCACCAAGGTGGCCGGCCAGTACCTCTCGGGGCGGCTGCTGTCGATGCTGTTTCTGGCCGTGTTCTACGGTGTGGGCTTTTCCATCGTCGGGCTGAAAAACGCCTTGCTGCTAAGCCTGATTGCGGTGCTGCCCACGCTCATACCGTACGTGGGGGCCTTTGTGGGCGCGTTTTTTCCGCTGACCATGGCCCTGGTGAGCGGCACCTCGGGGCAAATGCTGCCGGTGGCGGGCGTGCTGGTGGCCGCCCAGGTAATCGACAACAACATCATCGAGCCGCTGGTAATGGGGTCGCAGCTCAACCTGAGCCCCATCTTCACCATCATTGCCATCGTAATCGGCGAGCTGCTGTGGGGCATACCGGGCATGATTCTGTTTGAGCCCATCCTGGCCGTAATCCGGATTGTGTGCGCCCACGTGCCGGCCCTGCACCCCTACGCCTTTCTGCTCGAAGACGAAGTGGCCGAGCCGCGCTGGGTAGGGCGCATCAAGCAGCTGGTGCAGCGCAAGTAA
- a CDS encoding alpha-E domain-containing protein yields the protein MLSRVADTLYWMARYMERTQAMLQVIRVHYQTSQDNPTDFSWRPVLYSYGNLAAPELAAIERDTPRVLERLLLDKNNPGSVLNNVLQARENARAVQDHITQEVWQCLNDFYHATRGGEAVLQIRQGDPLSGIDALMRNGLVYIGAVQNTMPRDESYGYLSMGKLLERAFQTADILRISWLGIAEKNQPDGEAAELRHLTQAVSGQELYLRTNRGNFNPESVLQFVLHNPHFTHSLTSCLNRLSWYFERLKTDSQPKSHQELEFMIGRLSSQVKYTRVAAARPEQLNAFLLEVRKALLDIAVALGKHFFGRSQ from the coding sequence ATGCTAAGCCGCGTTGCCGATACCCTTTACTGGATGGCCCGCTACATGGAGCGTACCCAGGCCATGTTGCAGGTTATCCGGGTTCATTACCAAACCTCGCAGGACAACCCCACCGATTTCAGCTGGCGCCCGGTGCTGTACAGCTACGGCAACCTCGCGGCCCCCGAGCTGGCCGCCATCGAGCGCGACACGCCCCGGGTGCTGGAGCGCTTGCTGCTCGACAAGAACAACCCGGGCTCGGTGCTGAACAACGTGCTGCAGGCCCGCGAAAACGCCCGCGCCGTGCAAGACCACATTACCCAGGAGGTGTGGCAGTGCCTCAACGACTTTTACCACGCTACCCGCGGCGGCGAGGCCGTGCTGCAGATCCGGCAGGGCGACCCGCTCTCGGGCATCGATGCCTTGATGCGCAACGGGCTGGTATACATTGGCGCGGTGCAAAACACCATGCCCCGCGACGAAAGCTACGGCTACCTGAGCATGGGCAAGCTGCTGGAGCGCGCGTTCCAGACGGCCGACATCCTGCGCATCAGCTGGCTGGGCATCGCCGAAAAAAACCAGCCCGACGGCGAGGCGGCCGAGCTGCGCCACCTTACGCAGGCCGTATCGGGGCAGGAGCTGTACCTGCGCACCAACCGCGGCAACTTCAACCCCGAAAGCGTGCTGCAGTTTGTGCTGCACAACCCGCACTTTACGCACTCGCTCACCTCGTGCCTCAACCGGCTGAGCTGGTATTTCGAGCGCCTGAAAACCGATAGCCAGCCCAAAAGCCACCAGGAGCTGGAGTTTATGATCGGGCGGCTGAGCAGCCAGGTAAAGTACACCCGCGTGGCGGCGGCCCGGCCCGAGCAGCTCAACGCGTTTTTGCTGGAGGTGCGCAAAGCCCTGCTCGACATAGCCGTGGCCCTCGGTAAACATTTCTTTGGAAGAAGCCAGTAG
- a CDS encoding transglutaminase family protein, whose amino-acid sequence MPAYNIKHITRYTYASEVIDCANQIMLYPIEDERLEVLRHELTVVHDSGERQPTAIGTYTDCFGNTVGVFTVLQPHTVLVIESEKQVVTRPVALPPDDVPAEQQWKHLRTLATNPAFIDFMAPEDFPSAQEVQNTLSPLVSFASTPLQNAQALSAYVYNNFLYQKGITNVETPAEEIWRLKAGVCQDFAHILLAMLRLFGIPARYVSGYVCPRDETVRGTGATHAWVEAYIPFYGWLGLDPTNNCLVSDGHVRIALGRSFADCTPVKGTYKGSGSHKLSVAVHIESSQPEQAKQALALPLAPQEARDADAPVNSYRHHLEQQQQQQQQQQ is encoded by the coding sequence ATGCCCGCCTACAACATCAAGCACATTACGCGCTATACCTACGCCTCCGAGGTTATCGATTGTGCCAACCAGATTATGCTGTACCCGATTGAGGACGAGCGGCTGGAGGTGCTGCGCCACGAGCTGACCGTGGTACACGACTCGGGCGAGCGGCAGCCCACGGCCATTGGCACCTACACCGATTGCTTCGGCAACACGGTGGGGGTGTTCACGGTGCTGCAGCCCCACACGGTGCTCGTCATCGAGTCGGAAAAGCAGGTGGTGACCCGGCCCGTGGCGCTGCCCCCCGACGACGTGCCGGCCGAGCAGCAGTGGAAGCACTTGCGCACGTTGGCAACCAACCCGGCGTTCATCGATTTTATGGCGCCGGAGGATTTCCCCTCGGCCCAGGAGGTCCAAAACACGCTCAGCCCGTTGGTAAGCTTCGCCAGCACGCCGCTGCAAAACGCGCAGGCGCTGTCGGCGTACGTGTACAATAACTTTCTGTACCAGAAGGGCATAACCAACGTGGAAACCCCCGCCGAGGAAATATGGCGGCTGAAGGCCGGCGTGTGCCAGGATTTTGCCCACATCCTGCTGGCCATGCTGCGCCTGTTTGGGATACCGGCCCGCTACGTAAGCGGCTACGTGTGCCCCCGCGACGAAACCGTGCGCGGCACCGGGGCTACCCACGCCTGGGTGGAGGCGTACATCCCGTTTTACGGCTGGCTGGGCCTCGATCCGACGAACAATTGCCTGGTGAGCGACGGGCACGTGCGCATTGCCCTCGGGCGCAGCTTTGCCGATTGCACCCCCGTGAAAGGCACCTACAAAGGCAGCGGCAGCCACAAGCTTTCGGTGGCGGTACACATCGAGAGCAGCCAGCCCGAGCAGGCCAAACAGGCCTTGGCGCTGCCCCTGGCCCCGCAGGAGGCGCGCGATGCGGACGCCCCCGTTAACTCGTACCGCCACCACCTCGAGCAGCAACAGCAGCAACAGCAGCAACAGCAATAG